The Marinilongibacter aquaticus genome has a window encoding:
- a CDS encoding DUF4199 domain-containing protein: protein MEQKPSSARVALKWGIIAALTGIVLATIIYMADLWKIPAIGFLSFIPLIIFIYMAMKEFRTENGGFMSYSQGLGVGMLTGVISGIVGAAFDMLYKKLIDTNLNERIMDYQYQKMSESGMDEQQIDAAMDITAKLTSGGIQFVMAVVIAAIGSLIVSLIVAAVLKKDKPVF from the coding sequence ATGGAACAGAAACCTTCATCTGCACGCGTGGCACTGAAATGGGGTATTATTGCCGCCCTTACAGGCATTGTTTTGGCTACAATCATTTACATGGCCGACCTTTGGAAAATCCCGGCAATAGGCTTTCTTTCCTTCATTCCGCTTATAATTTTCATTTACATGGCCATGAAAGAATTCCGCACCGAAAATGGAGGATTCATGAGCTATAGCCAAGGTTTGGGCGTAGGTATGCTTACGGGTGTCATTTCAGGCATTGTGGGTGCAGCATTCGATATGTTGTACAAAAAGCTGATCGACACAAACTTGAATGAGCGGATCATGGATTACCAATACCAAAAGATGTCGGAATCGGGCATGGACGAGCAACAAATTGATGCGGCAATGGATATTACCGCAAAATTGACTTCAGGAGGTATACAATTTGTCATGGCCGTTGTCATCGCCGCAATAGGCTCATTGATTGTTTCGTTAATTGTGGCTGCCGTCTTGAAAAAAGACAAACCCGTATTTTAA
- the sov gene encoding T9SS outer membrane translocon Sov/SprA: MLQNYVSKIKFLLPLISLTLFYQGASGQQVNRSITPIDTTIEKSGSRPSYRWRDSYLNRFSYDLPRSPLFLNQFDSLKTHIYYQPSKDLVDVDEKLSEDIDVKIPQSMSFNEYASIQNAMVRHSILRDYERMQDGNSNTSGRGISPLLKKVPFVDKLFGGKVPEFHPTGFVAIDLRVGSQFNNNPQLPVYQRRRPVFDFDQQISINFNNNANQGSQAGGFQNGSNPGLGNGTNSSSGLGNLKQLAQGGGLLGGNRSGASDPLREKMGILGNFDTKSAFNFENQFKLNFKSDPEDILQSLELGNVNFPLKSQLIPGVENLFGVKAGLRFGKLNISTVVAQQRSRTESIYINGGAQNRPFEIRSDEYDENRHFFLSHFFRDNYEKSLKNLPMVTSEVLITRVEVYVTNRTNTVNSMRNLVGLADLGEVEPYNTQAVAYNNGKDKVASNEVNSLNEKLITQQNASFRDVQNTSSSLEGLQLQKGVDFELLRGAKKLTGNEFDFNPQLGYISLLTPLRNDEILAVAYEYTYRGKHYKVGELTEDYAIRQEDEVLVLKLLKSSSIRNHLSHPMWDLMMKNVYSLGQSQISREGFQLRVLYKDDKTGIDNPNLQEGKNLKNVPLVQVLGLDKLNFNNDPFPDGNFDYVQGVTINEDKGVVIFPKLEPFGSFLKTQFDASTESTLIDKYVYDELYSRTQTDAKQINTKNKFFLSGVVQNNSSDIPLPLGASGASVRVYSGGVELSSGTDFIVDEQLGRVRIVNPSILASSRPIRIDYERPDLFQSQIRRLFGLRMDYTVNRHLRLGATLMDLKENTPGFITRTSIGNEPVNNMLWGLDLSYKQEGNGFTRLLDKLPLIQTKEPSAIILDAEFAQLRPGVNTKKTNGNSMIDDFESARNINDLTRQPNRWRLGSTPEKFRIDSAGVYGYNYRRAKLSIYTIDQSTFITNGFGGGLVPPELTQAASENLYERGFIIQDIFPGRSKPVLGQNLPTNILDLSYLPEERGMYNYNPDLTSEGYLKNPEDNFGAVMHGLTFDADFDNANVEYLEFWMLDPFKDVVRDGRKPDGTRNTDGGDLVFQLGDISEDVIPDSYNNFESGLPTADQNTNVQITPWGKAPKSQYITDAFSTDADSRAKQDVGLDGLSNEDERNTQHIKDYLTALKTKLNPDVYADFEADPSGDDFKYFLDDSFNSGQFIVERFKNYLGMEGNSPNINKNDQITQAYAVTADKEDINQDNTINDIESYHEYRVPLKDGKLQVGEGFIVDKVSSDNADWYLFRIPLRTGASQSVGGIEGFKSIRFMRMVMEEWKQPVVLRFAALQLIANSYRVYAQDLNDHGYAETKEKYDAQFSMTTVSVEENGCSQDGDCNVKAGQTPYVVPPGFVRDRDFSQNIGVNRLFNEQSISLNVGSLKDGDGRAVFKNTQLDLNMYKRIQMFVHMHNDQNLDGMAGAFLRIGTDVKNNYYEVAIDNLKATPNGVQSPELIWPGENEIDIPLDEFRNLKTERNLQIGTDTSAIEKPYSKTIQVTGESGSGVSMTRTYRITVVGNPDLSNILMIMNGVTNPEGGYTSNAKFTVWMDELRTNGYNTEAGEAGLLAADIKLADIGTVSISGNFSTFGFGGVQNRISNRLQSRSQGFGISSSLEMDKFFPEAWGLSIPLFINYDQQEVIPHYNPLNPDIVLEDALSRFDTQAERNAFRSKVIDRNVNKGFNLANVRKIKTDPTAKSHFYDIENFSFSYAQSKVTRSNILIQQYLSEHKAGGLTYQFQPKAVNWEPFKDKKGLENPIYTWIRDFNLSPMPSLIAFKTDFVRNYTRTQYRNSQLETDGIDPNYIKYFLTNRLYDVQWNLTKSVNIIYSAQMNSIIDEPFGDKNTDENKEAIWKNLLSFGRAKNFNQNIQLTYQLPLDKFFILDWMQADTRLDIDYNYRANSYDWVNKKGIEDEFGQEFGNFIDNNREIAIQGRIDLVKLYNKFKYLKFANSPNQQRERFTRSLGAEEDILMPSSSVMKTFTRLLMTVRGINFNYSIVESTLLPGFMPSPNMIGLAKKTDQFAPGLPFVLGSQRRDFDKYAAEKGWLSKSTVRNDPFTQTRQKKFGFSTNLEPFAGFRMQINGDYSRGDSYQEIYRPDSPGGSNFQANNPYRTGTFSMTFWSFKTSFAKMQKDSISSYSYQIFDNMVANRERVRDKLNNIVGGEGGQYDINSQDVLIPAFFAAYSGTTVDKLYAKAAKKGQQTFNPFLGFPLPNWRIDYTGLEKLPGLNKVFSSITLSHNYKSTYSVGNFTSSLSYGAQMVNLMINDYPLGTLPNPMVFDETGTNYFMPVFIMSTITMEEQMSPLIGVNFTTKSNFSGRLEFNKERRASLNLSNAQVAEYNSKSFIFGIGLKKNDVKLPFKGRDGKKMVLTNDLNFRFDVTLRDDTMIQRRLDGDAVPIQGNYNLQVKPQIQYQFNKRLNMGFYIEHFVNTPFTSISYQTIRTVGGINAKFNLAD, encoded by the coding sequence ATGTTACAAAACTACGTAAGTAAAATAAAGTTTCTACTTCCTTTGATCAGCCTGACTCTTTTCTATCAAGGAGCCAGTGGCCAACAGGTGAACAGAAGTATTACGCCAATCGATACAACTATTGAGAAATCGGGAAGCCGACCGAGTTACCGTTGGCGTGATTCCTACCTCAACCGCTTTTCTTATGATCTTCCGCGTTCTCCCCTCTTCCTGAACCAATTCGACAGCCTAAAAACACATATTTATTATCAGCCCAGCAAAGACCTCGTCGATGTCGACGAGAAATTGAGTGAAGACATTGACGTAAAAATTCCGCAATCGATGAGCTTCAACGAATACGCCAGTATTCAAAATGCCATGGTGCGGCACAGCATCCTTCGCGATTACGAACGCATGCAGGACGGAAACAGCAACACAAGCGGCCGGGGCATTTCACCTCTTTTGAAAAAAGTGCCTTTTGTGGATAAGCTCTTCGGTGGCAAAGTACCCGAGTTTCACCCAACGGGCTTTGTGGCCATCGACCTTCGTGTGGGTTCGCAATTCAACAACAATCCGCAATTGCCTGTTTATCAACGCAGAAGACCGGTATTCGACTTCGATCAACAGATTTCGATCAACTTCAACAACAACGCCAACCAAGGCAGCCAAGCGGGCGGTTTTCAGAACGGTTCGAACCCGGGATTGGGCAATGGGACGAACTCCAGCAGCGGATTGGGCAATTTGAAACAATTGGCCCAAGGTGGCGGACTGCTTGGTGGAAACCGAAGTGGTGCCAGCGATCCGCTACGTGAAAAGATGGGTATTTTGGGCAATTTCGATACCAAGTCGGCCTTTAACTTTGAAAACCAATTCAAGCTCAATTTCAAATCGGATCCCGAAGACATTCTTCAATCACTCGAACTCGGAAATGTGAATTTCCCGCTGAAAAGTCAACTCATCCCGGGTGTTGAAAACCTATTTGGGGTAAAGGCAGGCTTGCGATTTGGCAAATTGAATATCAGCACGGTAGTGGCTCAGCAAAGGTCGAGAACCGAATCCATATACATCAATGGCGGGGCTCAAAACCGTCCTTTTGAAATACGCTCAGACGAATACGATGAAAACAGGCATTTCTTCCTTTCGCATTTCTTCCGCGACAATTACGAGAAAAGCCTGAAAAACCTCCCCATGGTTACTTCCGAAGTGCTCATCACCCGTGTGGAAGTGTATGTAACCAACCGCACAAACACCGTGAACAGCATGCGGAATTTGGTGGGCCTTGCCGATCTCGGCGAAGTAGAACCTTACAATACGCAGGCGGTGGCCTACAACAACGGGAAAGACAAAGTGGCCTCGAATGAGGTGAACAGCCTAAACGAGAAGTTGATTACACAGCAGAATGCCAGTTTTCGGGATGTGCAAAATACGAGTTCATCCTTGGAAGGCCTTCAACTGCAAAAAGGTGTGGATTTCGAATTGCTTCGCGGAGCCAAAAAGTTGACAGGAAATGAATTTGACTTCAATCCACAATTGGGCTACATTTCTTTGCTTACGCCCTTAAGAAACGACGAAATACTGGCCGTTGCCTACGAATACACCTACCGTGGAAAACATTATAAAGTGGGTGAATTGACCGAAGACTACGCCATCCGCCAGGAAGATGAAGTGCTTGTGTTGAAATTGCTGAAATCTTCTTCCATCCGGAATCACCTCTCGCATCCGATGTGGGACTTGATGATGAAAAACGTGTATTCGCTGGGCCAAAGCCAAATCAGCCGTGAAGGTTTCCAACTTCGCGTGCTTTATAAAGACGATAAAACAGGTATTGACAACCCGAATCTGCAAGAAGGTAAAAACCTCAAAAATGTGCCTTTGGTACAAGTTTTGGGCCTCGACAAATTGAATTTCAACAATGACCCCTTCCCCGATGGCAACTTTGATTATGTGCAAGGTGTAACCATCAACGAAGACAAGGGTGTGGTGATCTTTCCGAAGCTTGAACCCTTCGGTTCTTTCTTGAAAACACAATTTGATGCATCGACAGAAAGCACTTTAATCGACAAATACGTATACGACGAACTTTACAGCCGCACTCAAACCGATGCCAAGCAGATCAACACCAAGAACAAGTTCTTTTTGAGTGGCGTAGTGCAGAACAACAGTTCGGATATCCCCTTGCCACTCGGTGCTTCTGGAGCCTCGGTACGTGTCTATTCGGGTGGCGTAGAATTGAGTTCGGGAACAGACTTTATCGTGGATGAGCAATTGGGGCGTGTGCGAATTGTGAATCCCAGTATTTTGGCGTCTTCTCGCCCCATTCGTATAGATTACGAAAGACCCGACCTTTTCCAATCGCAAATTAGAAGGCTGTTTGGTCTTCGCATGGATTACACAGTCAACCGCCACCTGCGTTTGGGAGCCACATTGATGGACCTCAAAGAAAACACCCCGGGCTTTATTACCCGTACATCCATTGGCAACGAGCCCGTGAACAATATGCTGTGGGGGCTTGACCTCAGCTACAAACAAGAAGGAAACGGTTTTACACGTCTTTTGGACAAGTTGCCACTGATCCAAACCAAAGAGCCTTCGGCCATTATCCTCGACGCCGAATTCGCACAATTGAGACCGGGAGTAAACACCAAGAAAACCAATGGCAATTCGATGATCGACGATTTTGAATCAGCTCGAAACATCAACGACCTGACTCGCCAACCCAACCGTTGGAGATTGGGCTCTACACCCGAGAAGTTTAGGATCGATTCGGCCGGAGTTTACGGGTACAATTACCGAAGAGCCAAACTTTCAATCTACACGATCGATCAATCTACTTTCATCACAAATGGTTTTGGTGGTGGATTGGTACCGCCAGAGCTTACGCAAGCGGCCAGCGAAAACCTTTACGAAAGAGGCTTTATCATTCAAGATATTTTCCCCGGGCGATCCAAACCCGTTCTGGGTCAAAACCTCCCGACAAACATCCTCGACTTATCGTATTTACCAGAAGAAAGGGGCATGTACAATTACAACCCTGACCTGACGAGCGAAGGATACCTGAAAAATCCCGAAGACAATTTCGGTGCAGTCATGCACGGGCTCACCTTCGACGCCGATTTTGACAATGCCAATGTCGAATACCTTGAATTCTGGATGCTCGATCCTTTTAAGGATGTCGTTCGCGACGGAAGAAAACCCGATGGCACAAGAAATACGGATGGCGGCGATTTGGTTTTTCAGTTGGGCGATATTTCAGAAGATGTCATTCCAGACAGCTACAACAACTTTGAAAGCGGTCTACCCACTGCCGATCAAAACACCAACGTACAGATTACCCCTTGGGGAAAAGCACCCAAATCGCAGTATATCACGGATGCCTTTTCCACAGATGCCGACAGCCGTGCCAAACAAGATGTGGGTTTGGATGGTTTGAGCAATGAAGATGAACGCAATACCCAACACATTAAAGACTATTTGACCGCCCTTAAAACAAAATTGAACCCAGATGTCTACGCCGATTTTGAAGCCGATCCATCGGGCGATGACTTCAAATACTTTTTGGACGACAGCTTTAATTCGGGACAATTCATTGTAGAGCGTTTTAAGAATTATTTGGGGATGGAAGGCAATTCACCCAACATCAACAAAAACGATCAGATCACACAGGCCTATGCGGTTACAGCCGATAAGGAAGACATAAACCAAGACAACACCATAAACGATATTGAAAGCTACCACGAATACCGCGTACCTCTGAAAGACGGGAAATTGCAAGTGGGGGAAGGTTTTATTGTCGATAAAGTATCGAGCGACAATGCCGATTGGTATCTTTTCCGCATTCCATTGCGTACAGGTGCTTCGCAATCGGTGGGCGGAATCGAAGGTTTTAAATCCATCCGTTTTATGCGAATGGTCATGGAAGAATGGAAGCAGCCCGTGGTACTCCGTTTTGCGGCCCTTCAATTAATTGCCAATTCTTATCGCGTATACGCTCAAGATCTGAATGATCACGGCTACGCCGAAACCAAAGAAAAATACGACGCCCAGTTCAGCATGACCACAGTTTCGGTGGAAGAAAACGGGTGTTCGCAAGATGGCGATTGCAATGTCAAAGCCGGGCAAACACCTTATGTAGTGCCTCCGGGTTTTGTACGTGATCGTGATTTTTCGCAAAACATTGGCGTAAACAGACTTTTCAATGAGCAATCGATTAGCCTGAATGTCGGCAGTTTGAAAGACGGCGATGGCCGTGCGGTTTTCAAAAACACACAGTTGGATCTGAACATGTACAAACGCATTCAGATGTTTGTGCACATGCACAACGACCAAAACCTCGACGGCATGGCAGGAGCCTTTTTGCGTATCGGTACCGATGTAAAAAACAATTATTACGAAGTGGCCATCGACAATTTGAAAGCCACTCCGAACGGTGTACAGTCGCCCGAATTGATTTGGCCTGGAGAAAACGAAATCGATATTCCTCTTGATGAATTTCGAAACCTGAAAACGGAAAGGAACCTGCAAATTGGCACTGACACTTCGGCCATTGAAAAACCTTATTCGAAAACCATTCAAGTGACTGGCGAATCCGGCTCTGGCGTATCGATGACCCGCACATACCGCATAACGGTTGTGGGGAACCCGGATCTCAGCAATATTTTGATGATCATGAATGGCGTAACAAATCCTGAAGGCGGCTACACTTCCAATGCCAAATTTACCGTCTGGATGGACGAATTACGAACCAATGGATATAACACCGAGGCCGGAGAAGCGGGACTTTTGGCCGCCGATATTAAACTGGCCGATATCGGTACAGTGTCTATTTCGGGCAATTTCAGCACCTTTGGCTTTGGCGGAGTGCAAAACCGAATCAGCAACCGCTTGCAAAGTCGTTCGCAGGGTTTCGGCATCAGCAGCTCTTTGGAGATGGACAAATTTTTCCCCGAGGCTTGGGGTTTGAGCATTCCCTTGTTCATCAATTACGATCAGCAAGAAGTCATCCCGCATTACAATCCGCTGAACCCGGACATCGTTTTGGAAGACGCTTTGAGTCGTTTCGACACACAAGCCGAACGCAATGCGTTCCGCAGCAAGGTAATCGACCGAAACGTAAACAAAGGCTTTAATTTGGCCAATGTGCGGAAAATAAAGACCGACCCTACCGCGAAATCTCATTTCTACGATATTGAAAACTTCTCGTTCTCTTATGCCCAAAGTAAAGTGACACGAAGCAATATCCTGATCCAACAATACCTTTCGGAGCATAAAGCGGGTGGCTTGACTTACCAGTTCCAACCGAAGGCCGTGAATTGGGAACCTTTCAAAGACAAGAAAGGACTCGAAAACCCGATTTACACGTGGATTCGCGATTTCAACCTTTCGCCTATGCCTAGCTTGATCGCCTTCAAAACCGATTTCGTAAGAAACTACACCCGCACACAATACAGAAATTCACAACTCGAAACCGATGGAATCGATCCAAACTACATCAAGTACTTCTTGACCAATCGCCTGTACGATGTGCAATGGAATTTGACCAAATCGGTGAACATCATTTACAGTGCCCAAATGAATTCCATCATTGATGAACCATTTGGCGACAAAAACACCGATGAAAACAAGGAAGCCATTTGGAAGAATCTGCTTTCTTTCGGCCGGGCCAAGAATTTCAATCAGAACATTCAACTTACGTATCAATTGCCACTCGATAAATTCTTCATCCTCGACTGGATGCAGGCAGATACCCGTTTGGACATCGACTACAACTACCGAGCAAACAGTTACGATTGGGTGAATAAAAAAGGCATTGAAGATGAGTTTGGACAAGAATTTGGAAACTTTATCGACAACAACCGAGAAATTGCCATTCAGGGGCGAATCGACTTGGTGAAACTGTACAACAAGTTCAAATATTTGAAATTTGCCAACTCACCGAATCAACAGCGAGAACGCTTTACCCGTTCTTTGGGAGCAGAAGAAGATATTTTGATGCCGAGTTCGAGCGTGATGAAAACCTTCACACGCCTTTTGATGACCGTGCGGGGAATCAATTTCAACTATTCGATTGTCGAATCGACTCTCCTGCCCGGCTTCATGCCTTCGCCAAATATGATCGGTTTGGCCAAAAAAACAGATCAATTTGCACCCGGTTTGCCATTTGTGCTCGGCTCACAACGTCGAGACTTCGACAAGTATGCGGCCGAAAAAGGTTGGCTGTCGAAAAGTACCGTAAGAAACGATCCGTTTACTCAAACGCGGCAAAAGAAATTTGGATTCAGCACAAACCTCGAACCTTTCGCGGGTTTCCGTATGCAGATCAACGGCGACTATTCTCGTGGCGATTCGTATCAGGAAATCTATAGACCCGACAGCCCGGGAGGCAGCAATTTCCAAGCCAACAACCCTTACCGTACGGGTACCTTTAGCATGACTTTCTGGTCTTTCAAAACCTCTTTTGCCAAGATGCAGAAAGACTCAATCAGCTCGTATAGCTATCAGATTTTCGACAATATGGTGGCCAATCGCGAAAGAGTGCGTGACAAACTGAACAACATCGTCGGTGGTGAAGGCGGCCAATACGACATCAATTCACAAGATGTGCTTATTCCGGCATTTTTTGCGGCCTACAGCGGCACGACAGTCGACAAACTTTATGCGAAAGCCGCCAAAAAAGGACAACAGACTTTCAACCCATTCCTGGGCTTTCCACTGCCCAACTGGCGAATCGACTACACTGGATTGGAGAAACTGCCGGGTTTGAACAAAGTCTTCAGCTCGATTACCCTTAGCCACAATTACAAGTCGACCTACAGCGTGGGCAACTTCACGAGTTCGCTGAGCTACGGAGCACAAATGGTGAATTTGATGATCAATGATTATCCTTTGGGCACATTGCCAAACCCCATGGTTTTCGACGAAACCGGCACCAATTATTTCATGCCCGTTTTCATCATGAGCACCATTACCATGGAAGAGCAGATGTCGCCTTTGATTGGAGTTAATTTCACGACAAAGAGCAATTTTAGTGGGCGATTGGAATTCAACAAAGAACGCCGGGCATCGTTGAATCTTTCGAATGCCCAGGTGGCCGAGTACAATTCGAAAAGCTTTATCTTCGGAATAGGCCTGAAGAAAAACGACGTAAAACTGCCCTTCAAAGGAAGAGACGGAAAGAAAATGGTGTTGACCAACGACCTGAATTTCCGATTCGACGTGACACTACGCGACGACACCATGATCCAAAGACGATTGGACGGCGACGCCGTGCCGATCCAAGGAAATTACAATCTGCAGGTAAAACCGCAAATCCAGTATCAGTTCAACAAACGCCTGAACATGGGTTTCTATATCGAGCATTTTGTAAATACGCCGTTCACTTCCATTTCGTACCAAACCATCCGTACAGTCGGTGGAATCAATGCGAAATTCAATTTGGCAGATTAA
- a CDS encoding DUF4199 domain-containing protein — protein sequence MRKKIINISLIFGLVSGLACFLFFIMLYMGNDNPLQQRRPDVGINILFIFLAVFLYKRRQGGYLHFYEGFSIGFLTNLIAALTTGTLIYGFVKWIDPAPFQNWIRDGKQFLIDQKEALSNVLNEESFKLQMQAFDNAKPYQIILDDLMFKQFAIIAIMLIAMALRRQSPQS from the coding sequence TTGAGAAAAAAGATCATCAACATCAGTTTGATATTCGGCTTGGTGTCTGGCCTTGCCTGCTTTCTGTTTTTCATTATGCTCTATATGGGCAATGACAATCCCCTGCAACAACGCAGACCCGATGTAGGCATAAACATCCTTTTTATCTTTTTGGCCGTCTTCCTTTACAAGCGTCGCCAAGGAGGCTACCTGCACTTTTACGAGGGCTTTTCCATTGGTTTTTTGACCAACTTGATCGCCGCTTTAACCACAGGTACACTGATTTACGGATTTGTAAAATGGATAGACCCCGCCCCTTTTCAAAATTGGATACGCGACGGCAAACAATTCCTGATCGACCAAAAGGAGGCCCTGAGTAATGTTTTGAACGAAGAAAGTTTTAAATTGCAAATGCAGGCCTTTGACAATGCCAAGCCCTATCAGATCATTTTAGACGACCTGATGTTCAAACAATTTGCTATTATTGCCATTATGCTCATTGCAATGGCCTTGCGTCGTCAAAGCCCACAATCATAG
- the gcvH gene encoding glycine cleavage system protein GcvH — protein sequence MEFPAELKYTKEHEWVKVIDGQTALVGITEFAQSELGDIVFIEVETVDEELEADEIFGTIEAVKTVSDLFLPVSAKILEFNESLGDEPEKVNADPYGEGWIVKIEIQDLADLDGLLDSEAYKQEIGQ from the coding sequence ATGGAATTTCCTGCGGAGCTAAAGTACACCAAAGAACACGAGTGGGTAAAGGTAATTGATGGACAAACAGCCTTGGTGGGCATCACCGAATTTGCTCAAAGCGAATTGGGCGATATTGTTTTTATCGAAGTGGAAACCGTAGACGAAGAACTTGAGGCGGATGAAATTTTCGGAACCATCGAAGCCGTGAAAACCGTATCGGATCTTTTCCTTCCGGTATCCGCGAAAATCCTTGAATTTAACGAATCTCTTGGCGACGAGCCCGAGAAAGTAAACGCTGACCCTTACGGTGAAGGTTGGATCGTGAAAATCGAAATTCAAGACCTTGCCGATCTGGACGGTCTTTTGGATAGCGAAGCATACAAACAAGAAATTGGTCAATAA
- the gldF gene encoding gliding motility-associated ABC transporter permease subunit GldF: MFIIFKKEFNAYLHSLVAYLVIVLFLVLTGLVLWVFPESNVLDYGYAEMGSFFQLTPFILLMLVPAITMRSFSEEFKTGTIEFLLTKPLTSFQLIWGKFSAAWLLVFLAILPTLTYYFSISSLGNPVGNIDTAAVFGSYFGLLLLAAVFTALGLWASSLTANQIVAFLLSAFLCYFLFDGLHQIASLFKGKTQFYIDYLSLQFHYTELSRGVIDSRNVIYLLSFTVLVILLTKSSIERRKK; the protein is encoded by the coding sequence ATGTTCATCATTTTTAAGAAGGAATTCAACGCATACCTTCATTCTTTGGTAGCCTATTTGGTTATAGTACTTTTCTTGGTGCTCACTGGGCTTGTGCTGTGGGTTTTTCCCGAAAGCAATGTATTGGATTATGGTTATGCCGAAATGGGTTCCTTCTTTCAACTTACGCCATTTATTCTGCTCATGCTGGTTCCGGCCATAACCATGCGTAGTTTTTCCGAAGAATTCAAAACAGGCACGATTGAATTCCTCTTGACCAAACCTTTGACCAGTTTTCAGCTGATCTGGGGGAAATTTTCAGCCGCCTGGCTTTTGGTCTTTTTGGCGATACTGCCCACGCTTACCTATTATTTTAGCATATCGAGTTTAGGAAACCCCGTGGGCAATATTGACACCGCTGCCGTGTTTGGTTCCTATTTTGGGCTTTTGCTGCTTGCTGCCGTATTTACGGCTCTCGGTCTATGGGCCTCTTCGCTTACTGCAAACCAAATTGTGGCCTTTCTGCTGAGTGCCTTCTTATGCTATTTCCTCTTCGACGGGCTGCACCAAATTGCCAGCCTGTTCAAAGGCAAAACCCAGTTTTACATCGATTACCTCAGCCTCCAGTTTCATTATACCGAACTAAGTCGGGGTGTAATCGATAGTCGAAATGTCATTTATCTTCTTAGCTTTACAGTATTGGTCATATTGTTGACCAAAAGCAGTATTGAACGAAGAAAAAAATGA
- a CDS encoding dihydroorotase, with translation MKVLIRKAKIINSPSSHNGERADILCEGGIVKQIANNIEGPYDELIEGRDLVLSAGFMDMRAFSKEPGHEAMETLSSLSEAAAKGGFSELLIMPNTVPVIQEKGTVQFFTAFSRNALVQLWPAAAVTLQTAGESFTEMWDLHQAGVKAFTDGAKPIWNADILLKTLQYLHPKNALLINRPEEKNLALFGQMHEGVMSTQLGMKGIPTEAEELIVIRDLKLLEYAGIKSEVPVLHFSCISSSAALKHIRNAKKNGLPVSCDIAAHQLAFTDEDLVDFDTNLKVSPPFRSSKEIKALQKGLEEGTIDAIVSDHNPFDEEHKNLEFDLAEFGIIGLQTAFSTAWTYSGLRIENLIQKLAERPRELLRMEIPKIEEGAQANLTVVDLKDTFVFDENSNASLSKNSPFFGKELKGKVKATLRNGLVQING, from the coding sequence ATGAAGGTTCTAATACGGAAAGCCAAAATTATCAATAGCCCATCTTCGCACAATGGAGAGCGAGCAGACATTTTGTGTGAAGGCGGCATTGTCAAGCAGATCGCCAACAACATTGAAGGCCCATACGATGAACTTATAGAGGGCCGTGATTTGGTACTCTCGGCTGGGTTTATGGATATGCGTGCATTCTCCAAAGAGCCGGGGCACGAAGCCATGGAAACCCTGAGCTCTTTGAGCGAAGCGGCCGCAAAAGGAGGCTTCAGCGAATTGTTGATTATGCCCAATACCGTACCCGTCATTCAGGAAAAAGGTACGGTTCAATTTTTCACGGCCTTTTCGAGAAACGCATTGGTTCAACTCTGGCCTGCGGCGGCCGTCACTTTGCAAACGGCCGGAGAAAGTTTCACCGAAATGTGGGACCTTCACCAAGCGGGTGTCAAAGCTTTTACCGATGGAGCCAAACCCATTTGGAATGCCGATATCCTTTTGAAAACACTCCAATATCTGCATCCCAAAAACGCTCTGCTCATCAATAGACCGGAAGAAAAGAACCTCGCACTTTTTGGGCAGATGCACGAAGGCGTAATGAGCACGCAATTGGGCATGAAGGGCATTCCAACCGAGGCCGAAGAACTGATTGTGATTCGCGATCTTAAATTGTTGGAATATGCTGGGATTAAAAGCGAAGTACCCGTACTACACTTTTCCTGCATTTCGTCTTCGGCTGCTTTAAAGCATATCCGAAATGCCAAAAAGAATGGCCTTCCGGTAAGTTGCGACATCGCCGCACATCAACTGGCCTTTACCGACGAAGACTTGGTGGATTTTGACACCAATTTGAAAGTATCGCCGCCTTTCCGTTCAAGTAAAGAAATCAAGGCCTTGCAAAAGGGATTGGAAGAAGGCACAATTGACGCCATCGTTTCCGATCACAATCCTTTCGACGAAGAACACAAGAACCTGGAATTTGATCTTGCCGAATTTGGCATTATCGGTTTGCAAACGGCCTTTTCTACAGCATGGACCTATTCGGGTTTGCGAATCGAAAACCTGATTCAAAAATTGGCCGAAAGACCGCGTGAACTCCTGCGAATGGAAATCCCGAAAATAGAGGAAGGTGCACAAGCCAATTTAACTGTGGTAGACTTGAAAGACACATTTGTATTTGATGAAAATTCAAATGCTTCACTTTCCAAGAATTCGCCTTTCTTCGGAAAAGAATTGAAAGGAAAGGTAAAAGCCACTTTACGCAACGGTTTGGTACAAATTAACGGATAA